The genome window CGGTGGGTGTGTTGCATTTACCAATTGCAGATGAAAACCGTAAGATTGCGTTGGCCTTAACGACGCCAGACAAAATGCGCCCTAATCAAGACTTAACGGTAAAAATTAAAGCGACAGCGCAAGATGGCAAACCGTTACCTGAAAAAGTGAATGTGCTGTTATCTGCAGTTGATACTGGTGTATTAAATATCACGGATTTCAAAACCCCAGACCCGTATGACGCCTTTTTTGGCCGCAAGCGCTATGGCGTTGATCAGTATGACGTTTATGGTCACTTAATTGAAGGACAAGGTAAGATTGCTAACTTACGCTTTGGTGGTGACAGCGAGGATGCGGCATTAGAGCGTGGTGGTATGAAGCCACTCACTGAAGTGCAAATCATTGCGGAGCAAGCCAAACCTGTCACATTAAATAAAGACGGTGAGGGTGAAATTAGCCTTGCTATCCCTGATTTTAACGGGGAATTACGTGTGATGGCTCAAGCATGGAATGAAAAAGAGTTCGGCCATGCGGATAGCAAAGTGATTGTCGCGGCACCATTAGTGACACAAATGTCGATGCCTCGCTTTATGGCGGGCGGTGATAAGTCTTACTTTGCGCTTGATTTGACTAATATGACGGATAACACACAAAATGTGACTGTTAATTTCAAGGCATCAGGAATGGTGAAACTTGATGGCGTCAGCAGCCGAGAGTTGGAGTTACCAAAAGGCAAACGCACCACCATTAATTTACCTATCAGAGCAGACTACGGCTTCGGTGAAGGCGAAGTTTCGATGACCATTAATGGCGTGAAAATTCAAGGCGAAGCCAATAAAGACTACAGCAATAGTTGGAAAGTGGGTGTTCGTCCGGCACAGCCAGCAGAAACGGTTTCTTTTGCCACTTCCATTGAGCCAGGTACTTCATGGGCACTGCCAACTAACCAAATTGCAGGCCTGCAACCGGATACCATTGAAGGGCAAGTTCTATTAACCAGCCGTCCGCCATTAGATATCTCACGTTATATTCGAGAGTTATTTGCTTATCCATACGGTTGTTTAGAGCAAACTATCAGTGGTTTATACCCTTCATTGTTCTCAACCCAAGCCGAACTGAATAAGTTAGGGATTAAAACGCAAACAGATGCGGACCGCCATAAAGCGATTGAAATTGGTATTCCACATTTGTTAAGTATGCAACGTAATGATGGCGGTTTTTCATTATGGGATAGGAACGGTCGCGAAGAGTATTGGTTAACTGCGTATGCGGCGGATTTCTTGAATAAAGCCAATCAACGTGGCTTTACTGTCCCGCAAGAGGCGATAAGTAACGCCAATACGCGTCTACTGAGCTATTTACAGGATGGTAGTCAAATCAACTACCCGTATACGGAAAACCAAGAGGGCGCTCGTTTTGCTACTCAGGCCTATGCAGGTTTAGTGTTAGCATCACAGCAAAAAGCACCGTTAGGCGCATTACGTCAACTTTATAACCAAAGAAACTCTGCAGCAAGTGGTTTACCTCTGGTTCAGCTTGGAGTTGCATTGAACTTGATGGGTGATAAATCACGTGGTGAGAGTGCAGTGATTGACGGACTGAAAAAACAACGTAACCGCTATAGCTATGTAGGGGATTACGGTTCGGTGATCCGTGATGACGCGATGATTGTTGCGCTATTAAATGAATATAATTTAATGCCAAAATCCCGTGACCAAAAACTTCAAACTTTATCTAATAATTTGACTTCTCAACGTTATTTCTCAACACAAGAGAGCAATGCGTTATATTTAGCAGGTCGTTTCTACTTAAATGAAAGTGAAGCACCGTGGAAAGCTACGATTAATGGCCAAGAACCCCCGATGGTCTCAGATAAACCTGTAAGTGAATTCCTGAGTAAAAATCAATTGGAGACAGGTTATAGCATCGAAAACAGCGGAACGAATACTCTGTATACACGCTTAAATGTGGTGGGTTATCCGCAACATTCACCAAAACCAAGCTCGAATGTATTAGGTATCACTCGTAGCTACTATGATATGAAAGGCAATCGCATTTCATTAGATAGATTAAGAAGCGGTGAAATGGTGGTGGTTAAACTGGAAGTTCAAGCATCCCAAAGTGTGCCGGATGCGTTAGTGGTTGACTTGCTGCCCGCAGGCTTAGAACTGGAAAACCAAAATTTAGCTAACAGTAGCGCTAATTTGAGTGAGTCCGCGCCGAACCTGCAAGAATTAATTGATGACATGCAGCAATCGCAAATACGCCATATGGAATACCGTGATGACCGTTTTGTGGCTGCGGTTGAAGTTCAGCAATACCGCCCAACGACCTTAGTCTACTTAGCGCGAGCGGTGACGCCGGGTGTGTATAGTATTCCGGTACCACAAGTTGAATCAATGTATGTCCCTGACTGGCGTGCGACTGGCTACTCGGATGGCCAATTAGAAATCGTTCGCTAATCACCTTCTAAAGCCCTTATATTGATACTCAGATATAAGGGCTTTTTTAATTTATTTTCGGTACTCCCATCAATGAAAAAATGGTTACGTCGCACAGGCATCACACTGGTTCTGTTGGTCATTATTTTGCCACTGGCTTTTTTAGCTGCTGATAAAATTTGGCCGTTGCCGATTAAGCAAATTGAAATGGCACGGACCGTGGTTGCAGCGGATGGTACACCATTGTGGCGCTTTGCAGACAAAGAAGGAATTTGGCGCTTTCCTGTTACACTCGAAGAGGTTTCTCCTGATTTTATCGAAGCGTTATTAACGTATGAAGACCGCCATTTTTACCGTCACCCGGGGGTAAATCCGTTTTCGTTAGTTAGGGCAGCGGGGCAGTTTGTGAGTTCAGGGCGTATTGTGTCGGGCGGAAGTACCATTTCGATGCAAGTTGCACGGTTAATTGACCCCCATGAAAGAACATTGGGCGGTAAGCTGAAACAGCTTTGGCGTACGGCTCAACTCGAATATCACTATTCGAAAGATGAAATTTTAGAAATGTATTTAAACCGTGCTCCGTATGGCGGAACCATTGAAGGTATTGGCGCAGCTAGCTGGGTATATTTGAATAAGTCACCGGCAAAATTGACGGTGAGTGAAGCGGCTCTCTTTGCTGTTCTACCTCAAGCCCCTAGCCGTTTAAGGCCAGACCGTTATCCACAAAGGGCACAAGCCGCCCGTGATAAAGTATTGGATAGGTTAGAAGAATACCAAGTCTGGAGCTCTGAAAAAGTTGCCGATATTAAACAAGAACAAATTTGGTTAGCACCGAGGAAGAACCCACATTCAGCCCCTTTGCTTGCAAGGCGGGTGACCAAAGATACGCAACAGTCCATCATTGAAACCACTATCGATGCCAGTTTGCAAAGGCAACTGGAAGACATGGCCATGAATTGGAAAAACCAACTACCAAAACAAACATCATTGGGAATTTTGGTGGTTGATCATACAGATATGGCAGTGAAAGCGTATATTGGCTCAATTGATTTTCAGGATGATAGCCGTTTTGGTCATGTGGACATGATTAGTGCTTGGCGCTCTCCAGGCTCAACGTTAAAACCATTCTTATACGCATTAGCTATGGATGACGGGCTCATCCATGCGGAATCGTTATTACAAGATGTTCCACGGCGCTTTAATGATTATCGTCCGGGGAACTTTGACAGTGGTTTTAATGGGCCAGTGAGTGTTAGCGATGCGCTCGTTCGTTCATTGAATTTACCGGTGGTTCAGTTGTTAGATGTGTATGGCAGCAAACGATTTACGGCTCAACTGCGCAATGTTGGGACTGAGCTGCGTTTTCCGTTAGGTAGTGAACCAAACTTGTCGCTGATTTTAGGCGGCACAGCCACACGGATGGAAGATTTAGTTTCTGCCTATAGCGCATTTGCGCGAAAAGGTAATGTGTCACCGTTACGTTTTAAACCAACCGATGAAATTCGCGATAGAGCGTTGATGTCACCGGGAGCTGCATGGATAGTACGCCGTATTATGGGGGGGGAAGCACGCCCTGTTCCTGAGGCTAATTTATCAGGGCAACTCAATTTGGCATGGAAAACGGGAACCAGTTATGGTTATCGCGATGCGTGGGCGATTGGTGTTAATCCACGTTATACCATCGGTGTTTGGGTTGGGCGGCCTGATGCGACACCCGTTGCGGGACAACTAGGCTTTGCAACCGCCATTCCGATTATGAACCAAATTAATGGCATGTTACTGAGCAAAATCTATAAATCCCACGAACCACTACCAAAAGATGTAAAACCTGCCAGTGTGAGCCAAGCGGTGATCTGCTGGCCGGGAGGAACTTCATTACTGAAAGACGATAATAATTGTCGCCAAAGGCGTCTTAGTTGGATCTTGGATAATACCATTCCGCCTACTTTAATGGCGCGAGATCAAGAGTCTCTATTAGGATTAAGACAAAAAATTTGGGTGAATGAAAAAGGGCTCCAAGTCGCGGCAGATTGCCCAAATGCCCAAGAAAAAGAAGTACATTTATGGCCTATTACCGTCGAATCTTGGTTGCCATCAAGTGAAAAACGTGAGAACCGTTTACCCAAAGCGGATTTATCGTGTCCACCGATGAAGCTAGAAATGCCGCCATTATTGATTTTTGGTATCCGTGATGGGGAGGTTTTACAGCGTCTACCTGGGAAAACCAGCTTAGATTTACGTTTAGTCACGCAGGGTGGGCAAGGGCAGAAATGGTGGTTTTTAAACGGAGAACAAGTGAATACAACTGAGCAAAACGGTTCTATTTTGCTGACACTCGATAAAAGTGGAAACTACCAAATTTCGGTATTAGATTTAAGCGGCCAAGTGACGGCAATGAGCTTTAGAGTGAAGTAATAGATGAAAAACGTGACTTACCCGAAAAAATAGTGTTTTTTGCTATAAAAAGTTTAACAAAATGTTGTTGTGACTGTAGGAAATTGTAATCAGAGCCCCTATAATCATCGCCTTATTTTTCTTTTTCCTAGATATGGTTGCTTTTGAAGTCTAAAGGCCTAACAATAGAATTAGAAATAATATAAAAAACTACAACATGCCTATTTTAAGTTCTTGCATCCTAAGTTACAGGGAAGAATAAAGAATAAAGGCCTAATGAATCGCTAAGAGGTTATTTATGACTGTTCAACGTACATTTTCTATTATTAAACCAAACGCTGTGAAGAAAAACGTTATTGGTGCAATCTACAACCGTTTTGAAAGCGCGGGTTTCACAATCATCGCTGCTAAAATGATGCATTTGACTCGTGAGCAAGCTGAAGGCTTCTACGCTGAACACAAAGGCCGTCCTTTCTTTGAAGGTCTGGTTGAATTCATGACTTCAGGCCCTATCATGCTGCAAGTGTTAGAAGGTGAAAATGCAATCCAACGTCATCGTGACCTGATGGGCGCAACTAACCCAGATAACGCATTAGCGGGTACTTTACGCGCAGACTACGCAGACAGTTTCACTGAAAACGCAACTCACGGTTCAGACTCTGAAGAATCTGCTGCACGTGAAATCGCGTATTTCTTCACTGCTGATGAAATCTGCCCACGCTAAGACTTCTTTAACTAATGCATTAGCATTATTGTTATAAAGTTTGTACAATGCGACGCCCTGCTATGATTAGCGGGGCGATTATATTTTTAAGACCGCAAAAATTACGTCGTGCTATACTCACCACTAGCACTGCCGAAAGTGTAACAACGAGGCAATACACCATGTCTGATATGACGACAGATGCACAATGTGCAACTTCTTCCGCTATTTCTGTCACACCAGAAAAAACGAACCAAAAAACCAATTTACTTGATTTAAACCGCAAGCAAATGCGCGAGTTCTTTGCTCAAATGGGTGAAAAACCGTTCCGCGCGGATCAGGTCATGAAATGGATTTATCATTATTGCTATGATGATTTTGACCAAATGACCGATATTAATAAAGTCCTTAGAGCAAAACTGAAAGAAGTCGCGGAAATCCGTGCACCGGAAGTCGCTGATGAACAGCGTTCATCAGATGGCACCATTAAGTGGGCAATCAAAGTGGGTGACCAACTGGTTGAAACGGTGTATATCCCAGAAGCAGACCGTGCAACATTGTGCGTTTCTTCACAAGTGGGTTGCGCATTGGAATGTAAATTCTGCTCTACGGCGCAACAAGGCTTCAACCGTAACTTACGTGTTTCAGAAATTATTGGTCAAGTTTGGCGAGCTGCCAAAATTATTGGTTCACTGAAATCCAGTGGACGTCGTCCAATTACCAACGTTGTGATGATGGGAATGGGCGAACCATTGCTGAATTTGAATAATGTCGTCCCTGCGATGGAAATTATGTTAGATGACTTCGGCTTTGGTCTATCTAAGCGCCGTGTCACGATTTCCACTTCAGGTGTTGTGCCTGCACTGGATAAGCTAGGGGATATGATTGATGTTGCGTTAGCGATTTCATTGCATGCGCCAACAGATGATATCCGTGACGATATCGTTCCAATTAATAAAAAATACAATATTGAAACCTTCCTCAACAGTGTAAATCGTTATTTAACGAAATCGAATGCTAATGCAGGGCGAGTAACTGTTGAGTATGTGATGTTAGATCACGTGAACGACAGTGTTGAGCAAGCACATCAATTAGCGGAATGTTTAAAAAATACACCGAGCAAAATTAACTTAATTCCATGGAACCCGTTCCCAGGGGCGCCATACGGTAGAAGTTCGAACAGTCGTATTGACCGTTTTTGTAAAGTATTGATGGGATATGGTTTTACCACGATAGTGCGCAAAACACGCGGTGATGATATTGATGCTGCCTGTGGGCAACTTGCTGGTGACGTGATCGACAGAACAAAACGAACGTTGAAAAAACGCTTAGCAGGGGAACCTATCAAGGTAAAAACAGTCTGATTTATAAATAGGCTTGAATCAGTGAATTAGGTGATGATTTAGGGCGTTTTAGAGTTAGGCAAAACGCCTTTGTTCACCTACAATAGTTGAAGCAATAAGAAAAATTTAATTGTTGTTTCAACATGATGATAAATTATTGACGAATAAAGCTGCTCAATGTTTGCTTTATATCTTTTAAACTTGGAAATAGTGTTGCCAGCAAATGACTATCGAAAATAATACCGAACAAGCTACGACCACAGTAGGACAATTATTGACGCAAGCACGTGAGCGCATGGGGCTAACCCAAGATGTTGTTGCAGAACGATTGTGCCTTAAAATCAGTACGGTAAAAGAGATAGAACAAGATATTGCTCCCGCTGGCGTGGAACCAACATTTTTACGAGGCTATATTCGTCTTTACGCTCGTATGGTAGGTATACCCGAAAGCGAATTAAAAACGTATATGAAAACGGAAGAAACCGTTACGTTAGCCAAAGTTTCTCCTATGCAAAGTTATTCTTTGGGGAAAAAACGCAAAAAGCGCGAAGGTTGGTTAATGAAGCTGACTTGGTTGATTGTGATTGTTCTTATCGCAATGGTTGGCATATGGTGGTGGCAGGATCATAACGCTCAAAAAAATGAGCTAGTTTCAATGGCAAATCAAAATGATTTGATTTTGTCCCAGCAAGATAATAACACCACACCGGTTGAATTACTGACATCAACAGAGGTCGTCTCAACTGACACGGCGCCTGTTGTACCGGAAAATACTCTTGAATTACAAACTCAAGAGCCCGTATTAGCGACTGACTCTGCTGCCGAGCCTGTCAAAACAATTCCATTACCTAATGCACCGCAATCTTCAGTTGCATTAGACAGAACACAAAATACAGAAACGGCTGAACCTGTTGCTGCAAGCAGCCAAGCCCTAGTATTGAATTTTACTGGCCAGTGCTGGTTAGAAATTCGTGATGCGAATAATAAAATCTTATTTAGTGGCACCAAAAATAATGGTGATAAGTTGGAACTTGATGGGCCGCAACCTTATCGCCTGAATATTGGTGCACCAGCGAATGTCACTGTACAGTTTCAAGGCAATACTGTTGATTTAAGCCGCTTCATTAAAGCGAAACGTCCAGCAAAATTGAAGTTACCTGAAGCCTAAAAACAGACAGGTAAAAAGAAGCAAACTATATCCGAAAACATCTTTTTTGATAGGCTATAGTTTGCTTTCTTGTGTATAGTTGAGCGTATAAAAATAATCGTTAAAACTATATCGCGGTAACAAAGAATATCACGGTAATAAAGAGTACCACGGTAACAAAGAGCACATGGACGTTCGGAGAATTAAACCAAAATGCATAATGAATCACCGATAAAAAGACGTAAATCCACCCGTATTAATGTAGGTAGCGTACCCGTAGGCGATGGCGCTCCTATCGCTGTCCAGTCAATGACTAATACCCGTACAACTGATGTCGAAGCCACAGTTCGCCAAATAAAATCCCTTGAGCGTGTGGGTGTTGATATTGTGCGTGTTTCTGTTCCTACCATGGATGCCGCTGAAGCATTTAAATTGATTAAACAGCAAGTTAGCGTTCCATTGGTGGCGGATATCCATTTTGACTATCGTATTGCATTAAAAGTGGCAGAATACGGCGTTGATTGCTTGCGTATTAACCCAGGTAATATTGGTAGCGAAGAACGAATTCGCCAAGTTGTTGATTGCGCACGCCACTACAATATTCCAATTCGTATTGGGGTTAATGGTGGCTCCCTTGAAAAAGATATTCAAGAGAAGTACGGCGAGCCAACACCTGAAGCATTGGTTGAGTCGGCAATGCGTCATGTGGACATCCTGGATAGGCTTAATTTTGATCAGTTTAAGGTTAGTGTAAAAGCATCAGATGTATTTCTTGCTGTCGGCTCTTACCGTTTATTAGCGAATAAAATCGATCAACCACTGCATTTAGGGATTACCGAAGCCGGTGGTGCCCGTGCAGGTTCAGTAAAATCTGCAATTGGCTTAGGAATGCTATTGTCTGAAGGTATCGGTGACACCTTGCGTATTTCTTTAGCTGCTGACCCTGTTGAAGAAGTTAAAGTGGGTTTTGATATCTTAAAATCACTGCGAATTCGTTCACGTGGTATTAATTTTATTGCTTGCCCAACTTGTTCACGGCAAGAGTTTGATGTGATTGGTACCGTGAATGAATTAGAACAGCGTTTAGAAGATATCATTACACCAATGGATGTATCGATTATTGGCTGTGTGGTTAATGGCCCCGGTGAAGCGGAAGTTTCTACGCTAGGCGTTGCAGGGGCAAAAACCAAGAGCGGTTTTTATGAAGACGGTAAACGACAAAAAGAGCGTTTTGATAATGACAACATTATCGACCAGTTAGAGGCTAAAATTCGAGCCAAAGCGGCGATGATGGATGAAAGCAAGCGGATTGAAGTCAACTTAAAAGACTAATTTTGTGTATTCTACTGCTAAGCGGCTCACCGAGTCGTTTGGCATGTTTAGAACAAACACTCTATCAATCATCCGCATTTTTTTCTAAAATCGGTCGCTCACCGTACAAATTGACAGATAAATCCCGATTAGTATCAGTAATTGGTGTTTGTTGATTGAACCAGATGATATTTCGCTCTTATAATCAAACTTATGTAATTCTGAAAATAGAGAAATAAAGTGGGAAAAAATATCCAAGCCATTCGCGGTATGAATGATTACTTACCAGCTGACACGCGTGTATGGCAGAAAATCGAAGCAACATTGAAAAATATTTTACAGGGTTATGGTTTTAGTGAAATTCGTACCCCGATTGTAGAGCAGACCCCGCTATTTCGCAGAGCGATTGGTGAAGTGACGGATGTCGTTGAAAAAGAAATGTACACTTTCAATGACCGTAACGATGAGAGTCTGACATTACGCCCTGAAAATACCGCAGGTTGTGTCCGTGCAGGTATTGAGCATGGTTTGCTGTACAATCAGGAACAGCGTTTGTGGTATTTAGGACCTATGTTCCGTTATGAGCGCCCACAAAAAGGCCGTTATCGTCAATTTCACCAGTTAGGGGCTGAAGTTTTTGGTCTTGCGGGTCCTGATATCGATGCTGAAGTCATCTTAATGACGGCACGCTGGTGGAAAGCGTTAGGCATTAGTGAGCATGTGACTTTAGAGCTGAACTCGATTGGCTCATTAGAAGCGCGTGCCAATTACCGTGAGGCTTTAGTTGCTTTCTTAGAACAGCATAAAGACAAGCTGGATGAAGATTGTAAGCGTCGCATGTATACAAATCCTCTACGTGTTTTGGATTCTAAAAATCAAGAAATTCAGGCTTTATTGAATGATGCACCTGAACTGTTTGATTACCTTGATGTCGAATCACGTGAGCACTTTGATGGCTTATGTAAGTTATTAGAAGCAGCAGGGGTTAAATACCGCGTTAATCAACGCTTAGTTCGTGGTCTTGACTACTACAACCGAACCGTTTTTGAATGGGTAACAACGGCACTGGGCTCACAAGGCACAGTTTGCGCGGGCGGTCGATATGACGGCTTAGTTGAACAATTAGGCGGTCGTGCAACACCTGCGGTTGGTTTTGCCATGGGTATGGAACGGATGGTGTTATTAGTCCAAGAAGTGAACCCAGAATTTACAGCGGATGCTTCAGTTGCTGATGTTTATCTTGCTTCTTTTGGCGAAGATAGCCAACAAGCAGCGATATTAGTAGCCGAAAAAGTACGTGATGCACTACCAACACTACGGTTAATGACTAACCACGGTGGTGGTAACTTCAAGAAACAGTTAGCAAGAGCGGACAAACAAGGCGCTAAAATTGCACTGATCTTGGGGGAAGATGAAATTAAAAATAGCCAAGTCACATTGAAAGATTTACGCACAGGCGTACAAGAAACTATTTCGCAGCAACTTATGGCGTCACGCATCGCCGAGTTATTAGGTTAAGGAGAGACAAGTGGAAGTCTATACAAACGAAAATGATCAAGTCGATGCGATTAAACGCTTTTTTGCGAATAATGGCGTGGCATTAGTTGTTGGCCTTGTAATTGGCGTTGGTGGTGTGTTTGGTTGGAACTACTGGCAGTCTCATAAAACGAATGTACTGCAGGAAAGCGCTCAAAAGTTTGAAGCAGTAAATAGCCAATTACGTTCAGGCTCAGAGCAAGGCATTGTTGCAGCGCAAAAATTCGCGGCTGAAACCGACGATGTATACAGTGCGATGATGGGCTTAGAGCTTGCACAAATCGCGGTGGATAAAGGCGATTTAGCTAATGCACAAACTGCATTGACCAATGCACTAGCCAAGGCAAAAACCGTGGATATGCAAGATTTAATTAACTTGCGTTTAGCTCGAGTCCAATTAGCCCAAGGTGATGCTGATGGCGCGATAGCGTCAGTTGCAAATATTAAAAGTAAATCATGGCAAGCAACGGCACAGGATGTCCGTGGTGATGCTTTACTCCATAAGGGCGATAAAGCTGGTGCAAAAGCCGCTTATGCTCAGGGGTTAGAAAGTGAAGGCTCTCAATCTATTAGAGGTATTTTGACTCTGAAGTTGAACAACGTATCTAATTCATAAGAAGAAAGGAAACGACAAACATGCAGTTGCGCAAAACACTTTTAGTTGGCCTAGTCGCTTCAGCTTTACTTGCCGGTTGTTCCAGCGAAACTGATTCTATTATCATGGCGCCACTTCCACAGGTTGAAAATCAATTCACCCCATCAATTGTTTGGGATAAATCGGTTGGAAATGGTGTTGAACAATTTTATTCTGAATTATCACCTGTTTGGGATGGTTCAGCGGTTTATGCAGCAGACCGCAAAGGTTTAGTTAAAGCCTTTGAACTCGATAGTGGCAAAGAACTGTGGTCAGTCGATTTATCTAAACGCACGGGTTTTCTTTCTGCTAACTTATCGGCATTGCTATCAGGTGGTTTAACCGTTGATGGTGATAAAATTTTTGTGGGTACTGAGCGCGGAACCGTTATTGCTCTGAACAAAGAAGATGGCCAAGTTGCTTGGGATGTCGAAGTTGCAGGCGAAGCCCTTTCTAAACCTGTTGTGAGTAACGACTTTGTTATTATTCACACCAGTAATGGTCAACTACAAGCTTTAGATGTCAATAGTGGTGAAATCAAGTGGACCGTTAATATGGATACCCCGTCGTTGTCATTACGTGGTGAATCTGCTCCTGCGGTTGCTTTTGGTGCTGCGATTGTCGGTGGGGATAATGGCCGTGTCAGTGCGGTGCTATTGTCTCAAGGTCAGTTAATTTGGCAACAACGTATTTCTCAAGTGACAAGTTCGACAGAAATCGGTCGCTTAAATGATGTCGATATGACACCAATTATTGATGACGGTAAAGTGTATGCGATTGCCTATAATGGTACTTTAGCCGCACTGGATATGCGTTCAGGTCAAATTCTGTGGAAACGCGAGCTTGGCTCAATCAATGACATGGTGATGTCAGGTGAAAACCTGTATCTTGTCGACCAGAATGATCGCGTGTTATCTGTTCGTAAAAGCGATGGTGTAACGCTGTGGACACAGGAAGAACTGCTAAACCGCGGGCTATCTGCGCCAGAAATGTATAATGGCTATCTTGTGGTCGGTGATAAAGAAGGTTATCTGCATTGGTTAGATATGAGTACGGGCGGGTTTGTAGCACAAAACAAATTAAACAGCTCCGGTATCCACAGTCGTCCAGTGGTTGCAAGTGATAAGCTAATGGTTCAGACAAAAAACGGAACAGTTTACCTGTTAACACGTTAATTTTCTGACAAACCGCCAATTTATCGATAAAATCAACGGTTCCTGAAGATAGGAGCCGTTTCGTTTTTTTGTTTTCTGAGTTAAAGCCTCAGAATTCCTTTAGTTAATAAAAGTTGTGAGGCATCTAAAAATGATACCCGTCGTAGCGCTGGTAGGGCGTCCAAACGTAGGAAAATCCACGTTATTTAACCGTTTAACCCGTACCCGTGACGCATTAGTAGCGGACTTTCCCGGTCTGACTCGTGATCGTAAATATGGTCGTGCTGAAGTTGAAGGGCACGAGTTCATTATTATTGACACGGGTGGTATCGATGGGACTGAGGAAGGCGTAGAAACACACATGGCCGCACAGTCCTTGCAAGCAATTGAAGAGGCAGACATTGTTCTGTTTATGGTTGATGCAAGAGCTGGGTTAATGCCCGCTGATGAAGGCATTGCCAAACACCTTCGTAGTCGCAAGAAAAAAACCTATTTAGTCGCGAACAAAACCGATGGAATTGATGTAACTACGGCAATCGGAGATTTTTACTCGCTTGGCCTAGGCGAAATTCATCCGATCGCGGCATCACATGGTCGCGGTGTTACTCAGTTAATTGAACAGTCGTTGAAACCTTTTGTGGAAGAAGACGAGGAAGAAGTTGAGTTGACCGAGGAAGAAGAAAATGCGGCATATTGGGCTGAGTTAGAAGCTCAAGGTGAGCTTGATGAAGACGAAGAAGATGACTTTGACCCAACAACATTACCGATTAAATTAGCTATCG of Providencia rettgeri contains these proteins:
- the yfgL gene encoding Lipoprotein yfgL precursor — translated: MQLRKTLLVGLVASALLAGCSSETDSIIMAPLPQVENQFTPSIVWDKSVGNGVEQFYSELSPVWDGSAVYAADRKGLVKAFELDSGKELWSVDLSKRTGFLSANLSALLSGGLTVDGDKIFVGTERGTVIALNKEDGQVAWDVEVAGEALSKPVVSNDFVIIHTSNGQLQALDVNSGEIKWTVNMDTPSLSLRGESAPAVAFGAAIVGGDNGRVSAVLLSQGQLIWQQRISQVTSSTEIGRLNDVDMTPIIDDGKVYAIAYNGTLAALDMRSGQILWKRELGSINDMVMSGENLYLVDQNDRVLSVRKSDGVTLWTQEELLNRGLSAPEMYNGYLVVGDKEGYLHWLDMSTGGFVAQNKLNSSGIHSRPVVASDKLMVQTKNGTVYLLTR
- the hisS gene encoding Histidine--tRNA ligase, which produces MGKNIQAIRGMNDYLPADTRVWQKIEATLKNILQGYGFSEIRTPIVEQTPLFRRAIGEVTDVVEKEMYTFNDRNDESLTLRPENTAGCVRAGIEHGLLYNQEQRLWYLGPMFRYERPQKGRYRQFHQLGAEVFGLAGPDIDAEVILMTARWWKALGISEHVTLELNSIGSLEARANYREALVAFLEQHKDKLDEDCKRRMYTNPLRVLDSKNQEIQALLNDAPELFDYLDVESREHFDGLCKLLEAAGVKYRVNQRLVRGLDYYNRTVFEWVTTALGSQGTVCAGGRYDGLVEQLGGRATPAVGFAMGMERMVLLVQEVNPEFTADASVADVYLASFGEDSQQAAILVAEKVRDALPTLRLMTNHGGGNFKKQLARADKQGAKIALILGEDEIKNSQVTLKDLRTGVQETISQQLMASRIAELLG